In one Pseudomonas tensinigenes genomic region, the following are encoded:
- a CDS encoding aminopeptidase: MIRPFASHGLLDRVFRILFPGVMFLLLNGCASVSYYAQLANGQLQLLRAREPVEKVINDPSRDATLRAHLAQSQKARAFASEHLHLPDNQSYRLYADIHRPYVVWNVFATQEFSLTPQNHCFPIAGCVAYRGYYSQSAARGEAAIQRLQGMDVSIGGVEAYSTLGWFNDPILNSMMGWGDERLATLIFHELAHQRFYVKDDTEFNESFATFVEQEGTRQWRAFRGLPADTDSRLKQRDQFIELVLDVRSRLEKLYAQALPIDQMRERKAAEFEQFRRDYRLMRDSQWAGDKRYDAWVNAPLNNARLLPFGLYDQWVPAFAALFRQVEGDWLRFYAEVERLGGLPVAERKAALKALAQPRT; this comes from the coding sequence GTGATCAGGCCGTTTGCAAGCCATGGGTTACTTGATCGCGTTTTTCGGATTTTGTTTCCGGGTGTGATGTTTTTGTTGCTCAACGGTTGCGCCAGCGTCAGCTATTACGCTCAGTTGGCCAACGGTCAGCTGCAATTGCTGCGGGCGCGCGAGCCAGTGGAAAAGGTGATCAACGACCCGAGCCGCGACGCGACACTGCGCGCGCACCTGGCCCAGTCACAAAAGGCCCGTGCCTTTGCCAGCGAGCATCTGCACCTGCCGGACAACCAGAGCTATCGCCTTTACGCCGACATTCATCGACCGTATGTGGTGTGGAATGTGTTCGCCACTCAGGAGTTCTCCCTGACGCCGCAGAACCATTGCTTCCCGATTGCCGGTTGCGTGGCCTATCGCGGTTACTACAGCCAGAGCGCTGCGCGCGGTGAAGCAGCGATTCAGCGCCTGCAGGGCATGGATGTTTCGATTGGCGGCGTTGAGGCTTACTCAACGCTGGGCTGGTTCAACGATCCGATCCTTAACTCGATGATGGGCTGGGGCGATGAGCGCCTGGCCACGCTGATCTTTCATGAACTGGCGCATCAGCGCTTTTATGTGAAAGACGACACCGAGTTCAACGAGTCCTTCGCCACGTTCGTCGAACAGGAAGGCACGCGGCAGTGGCGCGCGTTTCGCGGGTTGCCGGCGGATACCGATTCACGGCTGAAACAACGCGATCAGTTCATTGAATTGGTGCTTGATGTGCGTTCAAGGCTTGAAAAGTTGTATGCCCAGGCTCTGCCAATCGATCAGATGCGCGAACGCAAAGCGGCCGAGTTCGAGCAGTTTCGCCGCGATTATCGGCTGATGAGGGACAGTCAGTGGGCCGGGGACAAGCGTTATGACGCCTGGGTGAATGCGCCGCTGAACAATGCGCGGTTGTTGCCGTTTGGGCTGTATGACCAGTGGGTGCCGGCGTTTGCGGCGTTGTTCAGGCAGGTTGAGGGGGATTGGCTGAGGTTTTATGCGGAGGTTGAGCGGTTGGGTGGGTTGCCGGTGGCTGAGCGCAAAGCGGCGCTGAAAGCACTGGCACAACCTAGGACGTAA
- a CDS encoding DUF2057 domain-containing protein, with the protein MRRLTLLLVGSVLAGCQSPLPAVDPQMAWVDFSMPTPGGKVLMAERLDNQRLRDGRFFQVTPGSHELTVRFDFEIFGGGQGMDSDPQERLCYMTVPYDHFEAGQRYRLEARSLAFTPSARLINRQGQIVAEERQINCVP; encoded by the coding sequence ATGCGCAGGTTGACGTTGTTGCTGGTAGGAAGTGTGCTTGCCGGCTGTCAGAGCCCGCTGCCAGCGGTCGATCCGCAAATGGCCTGGGTCGACTTTTCGATGCCGACACCCGGTGGCAAGGTGCTGATGGCTGAACGCCTGGATAATCAGCGTCTGCGCGACGGGCGTTTTTTCCAGGTCACCCCGGGCAGCCATGAACTGACGGTGCGCTTCGATTTCGAGATTTTCGGCGGCGGTCAGGGAATGGATTCCGATCCGCAGGAGCGCCTGTGCTACATGACCGTGCCTTATGACCACTTCGAAGCCGGGCAACGTTACCGGCTCGAAGCACGGTCGCTGGCCTTCACGCCAAGCGCCCGATTGATCAATCGTCAGGGGCAGATCGTTGCCGAAGAACGGCAGATCAACTGCGTGCCTTAA
- a CDS encoding DUF1161 domain-containing protein: MKRIGLAILCSALATSVVAAPKDCEELRKEIEIKIQANAVPSYTLEIVSKEEAAKHDIAMVVGWCENGTKAIIYQKNDS, encoded by the coding sequence ATGAAACGTATTGGCTTGGCGATCCTTTGCAGTGCACTGGCCACCTCGGTAGTTGCAGCACCGAAAGACTGCGAAGAACTGAGAAAAGAAATCGAAATCAAGATCCAGGCCAATGCCGTGCCCTCGTACACGCTGGAAATCGTCAGCAAGGAAGAGGCGGCCAAACACGACATCGCCATGGTGGTGGGTTGGTGTGAGAACGGCACCAAAGCGATCATCTATCAGAAGAACGACTCCTGA
- a CDS encoding OsmC family protein encodes MAIVKKASAHWAGDLKTGIGSISTETGVLREAPYGFKARFEGGKGTNPEELIGAAHAGCFSMAFSMILGDAGLKADSIDTQAEVTLDQVDGGFAITAVKLILKAKIPGATQAQFEELSNKAKEGCPVSKVLNAKITLEASLVS; translated from the coding sequence ATGGCTATCGTGAAGAAAGCATCCGCACATTGGGCAGGCGATCTGAAAACCGGCATTGGCTCGATCTCCACCGAAACCGGGGTCCTCAGAGAAGCACCTTACGGTTTCAAGGCGCGCTTTGAGGGTGGCAAGGGCACCAACCCGGAAGAACTGATCGGCGCGGCGCATGCCGGTTGTTTTTCCATGGCGTTTTCGATGATTTTGGGCGATGCGGGCCTCAAGGCTGACAGCATCGACACTCAGGCGGAAGTGACCCTTGATCAGGTCGATGGCGGGTTCGCGATTACCGCGGTGAAGCTGATCCTCAAGGCGAAAATCCCGGGGGCGACGCAGGCGCAGTTCGAAGAGCTGAGCAACAAGGCCAAGGAAGGGTGCCCGGTGTCCAAGGTACTGAATGCGAAGATCACCCTCGAGGCTTCGCTGGTCAGTTGA
- a CDS encoding LLM class flavin-dependent oxidoreductase produces the protein MKQLSDVKFSTLDLVPVRENGSPAQSLRNSLDLAQHVEKFGYTRFWVAEHHNMDGIASSATSVLLGYLAGGTSTIRVGSGGVMLPNHAPLVIAEQFGTLESLYPGRIDLGLGRAPGSDQMTARALRRERSGSADDFPEDVAELVRFLGPRTPDQRVIAMPGTGTNVPIWLLGSSLFSAQLAGERGLPYAFASHFAPRFMHEAIRVYRNHFKPSAVLDKPYVMLGVPLVAADTDEQADYLATSVYQRILALMRGQSLVQRPPVKTMDGLWLPHEREAVGDFLGLAMVGSPQKIRAKLEVLIEQTQADELIFTSDLYEHADRVHSYELLAQVMKG, from the coding sequence ATGAAGCAACTGTCCGACGTAAAATTTTCCACCCTCGATCTGGTGCCGGTGCGCGAGAACGGTAGCCCGGCGCAGTCGCTGCGCAACTCACTGGATCTGGCACAGCATGTCGAGAAATTCGGCTACACGCGGTTCTGGGTGGCGGAACACCACAACATGGACGGCATTGCCAGTTCCGCCACCTCGGTGCTGCTGGGTTATCTGGCGGGCGGGACGTCGACCATCCGCGTCGGCTCCGGCGGCGTGATGCTGCCCAACCATGCGCCGCTGGTGATCGCTGAGCAGTTCGGCACCCTGGAAAGCCTGTATCCGGGGCGGATCGATCTCGGTCTGGGCCGTGCACCTGGTTCCGATCAGATGACAGCTCGGGCGCTGCGCCGTGAACGCTCCGGCAGCGCTGATGATTTCCCTGAAGATGTCGCCGAACTGGTGCGCTTCCTTGGCCCGCGCACGCCGGATCAGCGCGTGATCGCTATGCCGGGCACGGGCACCAATGTGCCGATCTGGTTGCTTGGTTCCAGCCTGTTCAGTGCGCAACTGGCTGGTGAGCGCGGTTTGCCTTACGCCTTCGCCTCGCACTTCGCCCCGCGTTTCATGCACGAGGCGATTCGCGTTTATCGCAATCACTTCAAACCCTCGGCGGTGCTCGACAAGCCGTACGTGATGCTCGGCGTGCCGCTGGTGGCCGCCGATACTGATGAGCAAGCCGATTACCTGGCGACTTCGGTGTACCAGCGCATTCTCGCGTTGATGCGTGGGCAGAGCCTGGTGCAGCGTCCGCCGGTGAAAACCATGGACGGCCTGTGGCTACCGCATGAGCGTGAAGCGGTGGGTGATTTCCTTGGGCTCGCGATGGTGGGTAGCCCGCAGAAGATTCGCGCCAAACTTGAAGTGCTGATTGAGCAGACCCAGGCGGATGAGCTCATTTTCACCAGTGATTTGTATGAACACGCTGATCGTGTGCATTCGTACGAGTTGTTGGCGCAGGTGATGAAGGGCTGA
- a CDS encoding DUF1161 domain-containing protein, with protein sequence MKKFMLAVGLLSLAGGAFAAGKPCEDLKAEIAAKLDAKGVSGYSLEIVEKGAAAGGDVVGTCEAGSKEIVYKRG encoded by the coding sequence ATGAAGAAGTTCATGTTGGCAGTAGGTTTGTTGAGCCTTGCGGGTGGTGCGTTTGCTGCCGGCAAGCCTTGTGAAGATCTGAAGGCCGAAATTGCGGCGAAGCTGGATGCCAAGGGCGTTTCCGGGTATTCGCTGGAGATCGTCGAGAAGGGCGCAGCCGCTGGTGGCGACGTCGTTGGCACCTGCGAAGCTGGCTCCAAGGAAATCGTCTACAAGCGCGGTTGA
- a CDS encoding dodecin, which produces MSDHHTYKKVELVGSSTSSIEDAINNAIAEANKTIRNLEWFEVTETRGHIKDGKAAHFQVTLKVGFKIASS; this is translated from the coding sequence ATGAGTGACCATCACACGTACAAGAAAGTCGAGCTGGTCGGTTCGTCGACCAGCAGCATCGAAGACGCCATCAACAACGCAATTGCTGAAGCAAACAAGACCATTCGCAACCTGGAATGGTTTGAAGTGACCGAAACCCGTGGTCACATCAAGGACGGCAAGGCAGCGCACTTTCAGGTGACATTGAAAGTGGGCTTCAAAATTGCCAGCAGCTGA
- a CDS encoding DUF883 family protein encodes MANTSLRKASLQSMEAEIESLLKSLESLKDDASDESRKTLKALKSNAESALKHSRHLLSDAYEEVKVKTRETGIATRDYAQEHPWTTAGVAVGAIGLLAAYLLFKRGE; translated from the coding sequence ATGGCCAACACCTCTTTACGTAAAGCCTCGTTGCAAAGCATGGAAGCCGAGATCGAGAGTCTGCTCAAGTCGTTGGAAAGCCTGAAGGACGACGCTTCGGACGAGTCGCGCAAGACCCTCAAGGCGCTGAAAAGCAATGCCGAAAGCGCGCTGAAACATTCGCGTCACTTGCTCAGCGATGCCTATGAAGAAGTCAAAGTGAAAACCCGCGAAACCGGGATCGCCACCCGTGATTACGCCCAGGAGCATCCGTGGACGACGGCCGGTGTGGCGGTCGGTGCGATCGGTCTGCTCGCGGCTTACTTGCTGTTCAAGCGCGGCGAGTGA
- a CDS encoding LysR family transcriptional regulator, translating to MSHDLPPLNALRAFEATARLNSVSQAAEQLHVTHGAVSRQLKVLEEHLGVSLFAKDGRGLKLTDAGMRLRDASGEAFDRLRSVCAELTQSTADAPFVLGCSGSLLARWFIPRLGRLNADLPDLRLHLSAGEGDLDPRRPGLDALLLFAEPPWPADMQVYELAAERIGPVMSPLFNGYQRLQSAPASALLDEPLLHTTSRPQAWPSWAQQNALDAKALKLGQGFEHLYYLLEAAVAGLGVAIAPEPLVTEDLKAGRLVAPWGFCETPAQLALWLPKRAADGRARQLAQWLKNELRQSDHSPRLNSK from the coding sequence ATGAGCCACGACCTTCCTCCGCTGAACGCATTGCGCGCGTTCGAAGCCACCGCCCGGCTGAACAGTGTCAGCCAAGCCGCCGAACAGCTACACGTCACCCATGGTGCGGTCAGTCGTCAGCTCAAGGTGCTTGAAGAACACCTCGGCGTCAGTCTGTTCGCCAAGGACGGTCGCGGCTTGAAACTCACAGATGCCGGCATGCGTTTGCGTGATGCCAGTGGCGAGGCGTTTGATCGCTTGCGCAGTGTTTGCGCTGAATTGACGCAAAGCACGGCGGATGCGCCGTTTGTACTCGGCTGCTCTGGAAGCCTGCTGGCGCGCTGGTTTATTCCGCGTTTGGGGCGATTGAATGCCGATCTGCCGGATTTGCGGCTGCACCTGTCGGCGGGTGAAGGCGATCTCGATCCACGACGTCCGGGACTGGATGCCTTGCTGCTCTTCGCCGAGCCACCATGGCCTGCGGACATGCAGGTCTATGAACTGGCCGCAGAACGCATCGGCCCGGTCATGAGCCCATTGTTCAACGGTTACCAACGCCTGCAAAGCGCGCCAGCCTCAGCATTGCTTGATGAACCGCTGCTGCACACTACTTCCCGTCCACAAGCCTGGCCAAGCTGGGCGCAGCAAAACGCACTCGACGCAAAAGCGTTGAAATTGGGACAAGGTTTCGAGCATTTGTATTATTTGCTGGAAGCAGCCGTCGCAGGTCTGGGCGTGGCCATCGCGCCGGAGCCGCTGGTGACGGAAGACTTGAAGGCCGGTCGCCTGGTTGCGCCATGGGGTTTCTGTGAAACCCCGGCGCAACTGGCGTTGTGGCTACCCAAACGCGCCGCAGACGGGCGCGCCCGGCAACTGGCGCAATGGCTCAAGAACGAGCTGCGCCAGAGCGATCACTCGCCGCGCTTGAACAGCAAGTAA
- the trpB gene encoding tryptophan synthase subunit beta, whose amino-acid sequence MTQTSNTSDLRNGPDDNGLFGSFGGRYVAETLMPLILDLAREYEAAKEDPAFKEELAYFQRDYVGRPSPLYFAERLTEFCGGAKIYLKREELNHTGAHKINNCIGQILLARRMGKKRIIAETGAGMHGVATATVAARFGLDCVIYMGTTDIERQQANVFRMKLLGAEVIPVVAGTGTLKDAMNEALRDWVTNVDSTFYLIGTVAGPHPYPAMVRDFQAVIGKETREQLQAQEGRLPDSLVACIGGGSNAMGLFHPFLDDKSVEIIGVEAAGYGIETGKHAASLNGGVPGVLHGNRTFLLQDDDGQIIDAHSISAGLDYPGIGPEHAWLHDIGRVQYTSVTDDEALDAFHKCCRLEGIIPALESAHALAEVFKRAPKLPKDHLMVVNLSGRGDKDMQTVMHHMEQSKQEKH is encoded by the coding sequence ATGACCCAGACTTCGAACACCTCTGATCTGCGTAACGGCCCGGACGATAACGGCCTGTTCGGCTCGTTTGGTGGCCGCTACGTGGCGGAAACCCTGATGCCGTTGATCCTCGATCTGGCCCGCGAATACGAAGCGGCCAAGGAAGATCCGGCGTTCAAAGAAGAATTGGCCTACTTCCAGCGTGACTACGTCGGACGTCCGAGCCCGCTGTATTTCGCTGAACGCCTGACCGAATTCTGCGGCGGCGCGAAGATTTATCTCAAGCGCGAAGAGCTGAACCACACCGGCGCGCACAAGATCAACAACTGCATCGGCCAGATCCTGCTGGCGCGGCGCATGGGCAAAAAACGCATCATCGCCGAGACCGGCGCCGGCATGCACGGCGTGGCCACTGCCACCGTCGCCGCACGTTTCGGTCTGGATTGCGTGATCTACATGGGCACCACTGACATTGAACGTCAGCAAGCCAACGTGTTCCGCATGAAGCTGTTGGGCGCTGAAGTGATTCCGGTGGTTGCCGGCACCGGCACCCTGAAAGACGCGATGAACGAAGCCCTGCGTGACTGGGTGACCAACGTCGATAGCACCTTCTACCTGATCGGCACCGTGGCCGGCCCACATCCATACCCAGCGATGGTTCGCGACTTCCAGGCCGTGATCGGCAAGGAAACCCGTGAGCAGTTGCAAGCGCAGGAAGGGCGTCTGCCGGACAGCCTGGTGGCGTGCATCGGTGGCGGTTCCAATGCCATGGGCCTGTTCCACCCGTTCCTCGATGACAAGAGCGTCGAGATCATCGGCGTTGAAGCGGCCGGTTACGGCATCGAAACCGGCAAGCACGCGGCCAGCCTGAATGGCGGCGTTCCGGGTGTGCTGCACGGCAACCGTACTTTCCTGCTGCAGGACGACGATGGCCAGATCATCGACGCCCACTCGATTTCCGCCGGCCTCGACTATCCAGGCATCGGCCCGGAACACGCATGGTTGCATGACATCGGTCGCGTTCAATACACCTCGGTGACTGACGACGAAGCGCTGGATGCGTTCCACAAATGCTGCCGCTTGGAGGGGATCATTCCTGCCCTGGAAAGCGCCCACGCCCTGGCTGAAGTGTTCAAACGTGCACCGAAGCTGCCGAAGGATCACCTGATGGTGGTCAACCTGTCGGGCCGTGGCGACAAAGACATGCAGACCGTCATGCACCATATGGAACAGTCGAAGCAGGAGAAACACTGA
- the trpA gene encoding tryptophan synthase subunit alpha, producing the protein MSRLQTRFADLKEQNRAALVTFVTAGDPDYDTSLAILKGLPGAGADVIELGMPFTDPMADGPAIQLANIRALGAKQNLLKTLQMVREFREGNSDTPLVLMGYFNPIHMYGVERFIADAKEAGVDGLIVVDMPPEHNAELCDPAQAAGLDFIRLTTPTTDDARLPKVLNGSSGFVYYVSVAGVTGAGAATLEHVEEAVTRLRRHTDLPISIGFGIRTPEQAASIARLADGVVVGSALIDHIANATTPAQAVDGVLGLCSALSEGVRKARVS; encoded by the coding sequence ATGAGCCGCCTGCAAACACGTTTTGCCGACCTCAAAGAACAGAACCGCGCGGCGCTGGTGACCTTCGTCACCGCCGGTGATCCGGACTACGACACCTCGCTGGCGATCCTCAAAGGTTTGCCGGGTGCCGGCGCCGACGTGATTGAACTGGGCATGCCGTTCACCGACCCGATGGCCGACGGCCCGGCGATTCAACTGGCGAACATCCGTGCGCTGGGCGCCAAACAGAATCTGCTGAAAACCCTGCAAATGGTTCGTGAATTCCGCGAAGGCAACAGTGATACGCCGCTGGTGCTGATGGGCTACTTCAACCCGATCCACATGTATGGCGTTGAGCGCTTCATCGCCGATGCGAAAGAGGCCGGCGTCGATGGCTTGATCGTGGTCGACATGCCACCTGAGCACAACGCCGAGCTGTGCGACCCGGCGCAGGCTGCGGGTCTGGATTTTATCCGCCTGACCACGCCGACCACCGACGATGCGCGTCTGCCGAAAGTGCTTAACGGCAGCTCCGGTTTCGTTTACTACGTGTCGGTGGCCGGTGTGACCGGTGCCGGTGCAGCAACCCTGGAGCACGTCGAAGAGGCGGTGACCCGTTTGCGTCGTCATACCGATCTGCCGATCAGCATCGGTTTTGGCATCCGCACTCCGGAGCAAGCGGCGTCCATCGCGCGTCTGGCTGACGGTGTTGTGGTGGGCTCGGCGTTGATCGATCACATCGCCAATGCAACCACGCCTGCTCAAGCCGTCGACGGCGTGTTGGGCCTGTGCTCGGCACTGTCGGAAGGCGTGCGTAAGGCCCGTGTCAGCTGA
- a CDS encoding anti-virulence regulator CigR family protein codes for MKMPKRLMAGLGVLMISATPLLASADQRDDHDHGGPQQGHYDNRGDNHGDDHRGPQSDHRGGPPPRDFGPVRQTIRDNHGYFVRGAPPPPGIHLERGRPLPHGYYGERLDGRALGRLPVYPGYEWRRAGGDIVLIAVGTGIVYEILDGVLY; via the coding sequence ATGAAAATGCCGAAACGTCTGATGGCCGGACTGGGCGTGCTGATGATCAGCGCGACGCCGCTGCTGGCCAGCGCTGATCAGCGCGACGATCACGACCACGGCGGCCCGCAGCAGGGCCATTACGATAACCGTGGCGACAATCACGGTGATGATCACCGTGGTCCGCAGAGCGATCACCGTGGCGGCCCGCCGCCCCGTGACTTCGGACCGGTGCGCCAGACCATTCGCGACAATCATGGCTACTTCGTGCGCGGTGCACCGCCGCCTCCGGGGATTCATCTGGAGCGTGGCCGGCCGTTGCCGCATGGGTATTACGGTGAACGTCTGGACGGTCGCGCGTTGGGTCGTTTGCCGGTGTATCCGGGTTATGAATGGCGTCGGGCGGGGGGCGATATCGTGCTGATCGCGGTGGGCACCGGGATCGTCTACGAAATTCTCGATGGCGTTTTGTATTGA